One Setaria viridis chromosome 5, Setaria_viridis_v4.0, whole genome shotgun sequence genomic region harbors:
- the LOC117854561 gene encoding uncharacterized protein, translating into MSEYQNVVGGRLKLKGKALDVKEGGVKKKKKKKQHREESSQIGHDELHEGGSSELPTDPNNELTEADKLGEEEGNPHPDYDHLTPAERRYMEQKQKIDMQKLAKVSNKSHRDRIQDFNQYLANLSEHYDIPKVGPG; encoded by the exons ATGTCTGAATACCAGAACGTTGTTGGGGGAAGGCTGAAGCTGAAGGGGAAAGCACTGGATGTGAAGGAAGGTGGagtcaagaaaaagaagaagaagaagcagcaccGTGAGGAGTCATCTCAGATCGGCCACGACGAGCTTCATGAAG GGGGAAGCTCTGAATTGCCAACAGATCCTAACAATGAGCTGACTGAAGCTGACAAGttgggggaggaggaagggaacccACACCCTGACTACGACCACCTCACACCAGCCGAGCGACGTTACATGGAACAGAAGCAGAAGATTGACATGCAGAAGTTGGCCAAAGTCTCCAACAAGTCGCACAGGGACCGTATCCAGGACTTCAACCAGTACCTGGCAAACCTCAGCGAGCACTACGACATCCCAAAAGTTGGTCCTGGCTAA
- the LOC117857972 gene encoding lysine-specific demethylase JMJ705 has product MPSVQGELVPPWLKSLPLAPEFRPTASEFADPIAYLLKIEPAAAPFGICKVVPPLPPPPKRTTLGNLSRSFAALHPGDPSPTFPTRHQELGLCPRRPRPALKPVWHSPRRYTLPQFEAEAGASRKALLARLDVPPSRHLSPLDVEALFWRSSADRPVAVEYASDMPGSGFAPCDARPTQLPAANVGETAWNMRGVARSPASLLRFLREEVPGVTSPMLYVAMLFSWFAWHVEDHDLHSLNYLHSGAPKTWYGVPRDAALAFEDVVRVHGYGGEVNPLETFAMLGDKTTVMSPEVLVRSGIPCCRLVQNAGEFVVTFPGSYHSGFSHGFNYGEASNIATPEWLRAAKEAAVRRASINRPPMVSHYQLLYELALSMCLRDPSGGAMEPRSSRLKEKKKGEGEQLVKKIFVRNVIEDNKLLNHFLSDGSSCIILPTSPNNGSALSTLLSKSQSTTSRVSDVQCSSTETPKDSGHLPMNGALGKNGELSSSKEISASVCSGKEVPPTACMHDCVNMPGSLDANNAESDKGDVNNADGILDQGLLSCVTCGILSFSCVAVIKPRECAAKWLMSADSSLINKQLAGSGESHLIDALQGSDFEMNRNRIISDAASLDRNSALDLLASAYGDASDSDEDVLNKKIQASNVSNELISHTIESPPNTSSNGGCDGTNMSSSSKERQQGPSSQSSQCIGNTNNGPKGVRTRNKYQLKMVLSEGFLPKDIYSEMQKKVQCEPSRSNMTSTEPIHGTDCQASRNSATVCMDGNRSTTTTVDNLATSIVKPDKDSSRMHVFCLEHAIEVEKQLRTIGGAHIFLLCRPEYPKIEVEAKLLAEEMEVKYDWKDIVFKEASIEDRKKIQEVVQDEETIPTHSDWAVKLGINLYYSANLAKSPLYNKQLPYNRVIYKAFGCSSPNNSPAKLKTYARRQGRAKKIVLAGRWCGKVWMSNQVHPFLAHRIESHEPEEIDEIWSSYEKSNADHVEHSSREATSPRKSSSRAIEEKTSNREKEPLEKASIKKPKYIEEDNSEALESAEKASAGKSNCRTSVEKMGKRKKELAEKANTKKLKHTEEDNSKALTGASEASPPLPSGMVVRSSSRIANRKNMLKSKMEEEDNGPASHPKAKVEEDSNDPAICSSARSLRQNINVKKQTKKSRAEKRKAPSSAALKDEEQISDVKGFSVTKQQLSSHKQKNKVEETQQMKKTRERKGAPPSSPKHGEEYACDIEGCSMSFGTKQELSLHKRDICPVQGCRRKFFSHKYLLQHRKVHNDDRPLKCSWKGCDMAFKWPWARTEHMRVHTGDRPYVCPEPECGQTFRFVSDFSRHKRRTGHAAKVKAKK; this is encoded by the exons atgccgTCGGTGCAGGGGGAGCTGGTGCCCCCGTGGCTCAAGTCCCTCCCGCTGGCGCCCGAGTTCCGCCCCACCGCGTCCGAGTTCGCCGACCCCATCGCCTACCTCCTCAAGATCGAGCCCGCCGCGGCCCCCTTCGGCATCTGCAAGGtcgtgccgccgctcccgccgccgcccaagcggACCACGCTCGGCAACCTCTCCCGCTCCTTCGCCGCGCTCCACCCGGGGGACCCCTCGCCGACATTCCCCACCCGGCACCAGGAGCTCGGCCtctgcccgcgccgcccgcgcccggctcTCAAGCCCGTCTGGCACTCCCCCCGCCGCTACACTCTCCCGCAGTTCGAGGCCGAGGCCGGGGCCTCGCGGAAGGCCCTGCTCGCGCGCCTCGACGTCCCGCCCTCCAGGCACCTCTCGCCGCTCGACGTCGAGGCACTCTTCTGGCGCTCCTCGGCCGAccgccccgtcgccgtcgagtACGCCAGCGACATGCCCGGCTCCGGGTTCGCCCCCTGCGACGCCCGCCCCACGCAGCTGCCCGCCGCGAACGTCGGCGAGACGGCGTGGAACATGCGCGGCGTCGCCAGGAGCCCCGCATCGCTGCTGCGGTTCCTGCGGGAGGAGGTGCCCGGGGTCACGTCGCCGATGCTCTACGTCGCCATGTTGTTCAGCTGGTTCGCGTGGCACGTCGAGGATCACGACCTGCACAGCCTCAACTACCTGCATTCCGGGGCTCCCAAGACGTGGTACGGGGTGCCGCGCGACGCCGCACTCGCGTTCGAGGATGTCGTGCGCGTCCACGGCTATGGCGGCGAGGTGAACCCCTTAG AAACGTTTGCAATGCTGGGTGACAAGACTACGGTGATGTCCCCTGAAGTGCTCGTGCGTTCTGGGATCCCCTGCTGCAG ATTAGTGCAGAATGCAGGGGAGTTCGTGGTCACTTTCCCTGGATCCTATCACAGCGGTTTCAGTCACG GATTCAACTATGGGGAAGCATCAAATATAGCTACTCCTGAATGGTTGAGAGCTGCAAAAGAGGCAGCTGTCCGGAGAGCTTCAATCAATCGTCCTCCCATGGTTTCGCACTATCAATTGCTCTATGAACTTGCACTGTCGATGTGCTTGAG GGATCCATCCGGTGGGGCTATGGAACCACGAAGCTCTAgattgaaggagaagaagaaaggtgAAGGGGAACAATTAGTCAAAAAGATATTTGTCCGAAATGTTATTGAAGACAATAAACTGCTTAATCATTTTCTGAGTGATGGATCTTCTTGCATTATTCTTCCAACTAGTCCCAATAATGGTTCTGCACTATCAACTTTACTCTCAAAATCACAGTCAACTACATCCAGGGTATCGGATGTCCAGTGCAGTAGCACAGAAACTCCTAAAGACTCAGGACATTTACCAATGAATGGGGCACTTGGGAAGAATGGGGAATTGTCATCATCCAAAGAAATTTCAGCATCAGTCTGCTCAGGAAAGGAGGTCCCACCtacagcatgcatgcatgactgTGTAAACATGCCTGGCTCATTAGATGCAAACAATGCAGAAAGTGATAAGGGGGATGTTAACAATGCTGATGGCATTTTAGATCAAGGTTTATTATCATGTGTAACATGTGGGATTTTGAGTTTTTCATGTGTGGCTGTGATCAAACCAAGGGAGTGTGCAGCAAAATGGTTGATGTCTGCTGATTCTAGTTTGATCAATAAACAACTTGCTGGTTCTGGAGAAAGTCATCTGATAGATGCATTACAAG GATCTGATTTTGAAATGAATCGCAATAGAATAATTTCTGATGCTGCATCCCTGGATAGGAATTCTGCTCTTGATCTTTTGGCATCTGCATATGGAGATGCATCAGATTCTGATGAGGATGTTCTGAACAAAAAAATTCAGGCCTCTAATGTCTCCAATGAATTAATAAGTCACACGATCGAATCACCACCCAATACTTCAAGTAATGGTGGTTGTGATGGGACAAACATGTCGTCAAGTAGTAAAGAGCGCCAACAAGGACCATCTTCCCAGAGCTCACAGTGTATTGGTAACACAAACAATGGACCAAAAGGTGTTCGTACAAGAAATAAGTATCAACTTAAGATGGTGCTTTCTGAAGGGTTTCTACCAAAAGATATTTATTCAGAAATGCAAAAGAAGGTCCAATGTGAACCATCAAGGTCAAACATGACTTCAACGGAGCCAATTCATGGCACAGATTGTCAAGCTAGCCGTAACAGTGCTACAGTCTGTATGGATGGTAACAGAAGTACTACGACTACGGTGGACAACTTAGCTACATCGATTGTGAAACCTGATAAGGATTCATCAAGAATGCATGTATTTTGTCTTGAACATGCTATTGAGGTTGAGAAGCAACTTCGAACTATTGGTGGTGcccatatttttcttttatgtCGTCCAG AATATCCCAAAATAGAAGTAGAAGCAAAATTGCTGGCTGAAGAAATGGAAGTCAAGTATGATTGGAAGGATATTGTTTTCAAAGAGGCCAGTATCGAGGATAGGAAGAAGATCCAGGAAGTTGTGCAGGATGAGGAAACAATACCGACACATAGTGATTGGGCTGTAAAACTGGGCATTAATCTTTACTACAGTGCTAATCTTGCTAAGTCTCCTTTATACAACAAGCAATTGCCATATAATAGAGTTATCTATAAGGCATTTGGCTGCAGTTCTCCCAATAACTCACCAGCGAAGCTGAAGACTTATGCCAGAAGGCAAGGCAGGGCAAAGAAAATAGTTTTGGCTGGCAGGTGGTGTGGAAAAGTATGGATGTCAAACCAGGTCCATCCATTCTTGGCTCACAGAATTGAAAGTCATGAGCCAGAAGAAATAGATGAAATATGGTCATCTTATGAGAAATCTAATGCTGATCATGTTGAACATTCAAGTAGAGAGGCAACCTCCCCAAGGAAGAGTAGCAGCAGAGCAATTGAAGAAAAGACAAGCAACAGGGAGAAAGAACCATTGGAGAAAGCAAGCATCAAGAAGCCAAAATATATCGAAGAGGATAATTCTGAAGCATTAGAAAGTGCTGAAAAAGCCTCTGCAGGAAAGAGTAACTGCAGAACAAGTGTAGAAAAGATGggcaagaggaagaaagaaCTTGCGGAGAAAGCAAATACTAAGAAGCTAAAACATACTGAAGAGGACAATTCCAAGGCACTGACAGGTGCTTCAGAAGCCTCTCCCCCTTTACCATCTGGGATGGTAGTCCGTAGCAGCTCCAGAATTGCCAATAGGAAAAACATGCTGAAATCAAAGATGGAAGAAGAGGATAATGGTCCAGCTAGCCATCCAAAGGCAAAGGTTGAAGAGGATAGTAATGATCCTGCTATCTGTTCAAGTGCTAGATCGCTAAGGCAGAACATAAATGTgaagaaacaaacaaagaaaagtaGAGCAGAAAAGCGAAAGGCTCCAAGCTCAGCTGCTCTGAAGGATGAAGAGCAAATATCGGATGTCAAGGGATTTTCTGTCACGAAACAGCAGCTGTCTTCACATAAGCAGAAGAACAAAGTAGAAGAAACGCAGCAAATGAAGAAAACTAGAGAAAGGAAAGGAGCGCCTCCAAGTTCTCCAAAGCATGGAGAAGAGTATGCATGCGACATTGAAGGCTGTTCCATGAGTTTCGGCACAAAACAGGAGCTGTCTCTGCATAAGCGTGACATCTGCCCAGTGCAGGGCTGTCGCAGGAAGTTCTTCTCACACAAGTATCTGCTGCAGCACCGCAAGGTTCACAACGATGACCGGCCACTGAAATGCTCATGGAAGGGCTGCGACATGGCGTTCAAGTGGCCATGGGCTAGGACAGAGCACATGAGGGTGCATACAGGCGACAGGCCCTATGTTTGCCCCGAGCCAGAGTGTGGGCAGACATTTAGGTTCGTCTCTGATTTCAGCCGCCACAAGCGCAGGACCGGCCATGCAGCGAAGGTGAAAGCAAAGAAGTGA
- the LOC117858800 gene encoding cysteine endopeptidase Rep1, with amino-acid sequence MAQVAKRLLLVALLVVSAVELCRAMPFDKKDLESDEALWDLYERWQAHHRVHRHHGEKGRRFGTFKENVRFIHAHNTRGDRPPYRLRLNRFGDMGREEFRSAFADSRINDLRREPHAAAAVPGFMYEDVAYLPSSVDWRQEGAVTAVKNQGKCGSCWAFSTVVAVEGINAIRTGRLVSLSEQELIDCDKEENGCQGGLMENAFEFIKAHGGITTEATYPYRARNGTCDSYRSRRGQLVSIDGHQMVPAGNEEALAKAVANQPVSVAIDAGGQAFQFYSEGVFTGDCGTDLDHGVAAVGYGVGDDGTPYWVVKNSWGPGWGEGGYIRMQRGAGDGGLCGIAMEASFPIKTSPNPVRKPRRALLSGDASVSTSSQ; translated from the coding sequence ATGGCGCAGGTGGCTAAGCGGCTTCTCCTGGTGGCCCTGTTGGTGGTGTCAGCGGTGGAGCTGTGCCGCGCCATGCCGTTTGACAAGAAGGACCTGGAGTCGGACGAGGCGCTGTGGGACCTGTACGAGCGGTGGCAGGCGCACCACCGCGTGCACCGGCACCACGGCGAGAAGGGCCGCCGCTTCGGCACCTTCAAGGAGAACGTCCGCTTCATCCACGCCCACAACACGCGCGGCGACCGCCCCCCCTACCGCCTCCGCCTGAACCGCTTCGGCGACATGGGCCGCGAGGAGTTCCGCTCCGCGTTCGCCGACTCCCGCATCAACGACCTCCGCCGGGAGCcccacgccgcggccgcggtgcCCGGGTTCATGTACGAGGACGTCGCCTACCTGCCGAGCTCCGTGGACTGGCGCCAGGAGGGCGCGGTCACCGCCGTCAAGAACCAGGGCAAGTGCGGTAGCTGCTGGGCCTTCTCCAcggtggtggccgtggagggCATCAACGCGATCCGGACGGGGAGGCTGGTGTCTCTGTCGGAGCAGGAGCTGATCGACTGCGACAAGGAGGAGAACGGGTGCCAGGGCGGGCTGATGGAGAACGCCTTCGAGTTCATCAAGGCCCACGGCGGCATCACCACCGAGGCCACCTACCCGTACCGCGCCCGCAACGGCACCTGCGACAGCTACCGATCCCGGCGCGGGCAGCTCGTGTCCATCGACGGGCACCAGATGGTCCCGGCGGGTAACGAGGAGGCCCTGGCCAAGGCGGTGGCGAACCAGCCGGTGTCCGTGGCCATCGACGCCGGGGGCCAGGCGTTCCAGTTCTACTCGGAGGGCGTGTTCACGGGGGACTGCGGCACGGACCTGGAccacggcgtggcggcggtcgggtacggcgtcggcgacgacggcacGCCGTACTGGGTCGTGAAGAACTCCTGGGGCCCCGGGTGGGGCGAGGGCGGGTACATCCGGAtgcagcgcggcgccggcgacggcgggctcTGCGGCATCGCCATGGAGGCATCCTTCCCCATCAAGACGTCCCCCAACCCGGTGCGCAAGCCCCGGCGCGCGCTCCTCTCCGGGGACGCCTccgtctccacctcctcccAGTGA